Proteins from a genomic interval of Zingiber officinale cultivar Zhangliang chromosome 2A, Zo_v1.1, whole genome shotgun sequence:
- the LOC122041690 gene encoding probable serine/threonine-protein kinase At1g01540 isoform X1, with protein MSGYDLSKKTVIFGLHLWAVVGICIGVAFVLLLFLISLWISYKRSSSSSRKHIVPKVSKEVREVRAGSALALLLSSEAEPSPPPTKQREEESPIALQWIHVETGKEHRITYPDRGGSGSSHGSGESRSVDQAPASVPEVSHLGWGHWYTLRELELATDSFSDENVIGEGGYGIVYHGALEDGTQIAVKNLLNNRGQAEMEFKVEVEAIGRVRHKNLVRLLGYCAEGEHRMLVYEYIDNGNLEQWLHGDVGRSSPLTWDIRMNTIIGTAKGLLYLHEGLEPKVVHRDIKSSNILLDKQWTPKVSDFGLAKLLGSGRTYVTTRVMGTFGFVNTVYCNLLFLDSTGMLNDISLFLLSSYVAPEYASTGMLNESSDVYSFGIFIMEVISGRTPVDYSRPPGEVNLVDWLKTMVSNRNSEGVLDPKIPEKPSSRALKRTLLVALRCVDPDSRKRPKMGHVIHMLEVDDFPYRDERRGGKDPRQSCHDSSEDSRKQITEQHVTTETSDTIVGACGLAKS; from the exons ATGTCGGGCTACGATCTGTCGAAGAAAACAGTCATCTTTGGGCTCCATCTGTGGGCGGTGGTGGGCATCTGCATCGGCGTCGCCTtcgtcctcctcctcttcctaatCTCCCTCTGGATCTCCTACAAGCGCAGCAGTAGCTCATCCCGGAAGCATATCGTCCCTAAGGTCTCCAAGGAGGTCCGAGAAGTGCGGGCCGGGTCGGCGCTTGCCCTTTTGCTTTCCTCCGAGGCCGAGCCCTCTCCGCCTCCCACCAAGCAGCGGGAGGAGGAGTCCCCAATTGCTCTCCAGTGGATTCACGTGGAGACCGGTAAGGAGCACCGCATCACCTACCCAGACCGCGGCGGTAGCGGGTCGTCGCATGGGAGTGGGGAGAGTCGGTCTGTGGACCAGGCGCCGGCCTCCGTGCCGGAGGTGTCGCACTTGGGTTGGGGACATTGGTACACCTTGAGGGAGCTCGAGCTTGCCACCGACAGCTTCTCCGACGAGAACGTCATCGGCGAAGGTGGATACGGTATCGTCTATCACGGGGCCTTGGAAGATGGCACTCAAATTGCAGTCAAGAACTTATTGAACAACAG AGGCCAAGCGGAGATGGAATTTAAGGTTGAAGTTGAAGCAATAGGACGAGTTCGTCACAAGAATTTAGTGAGATTGCTAGGGTATTGTGCAGAAGGAGAACATAG AATGCTTGTCTATGAGTATATAGATAACGGGAATCTAGAACAGTGGCTTCATGGTGATGTTGGCCGTTCCAGTCCACTTACTTGGGATATTCGAATGAATACTATAATCGGTACAGCAAAAGG ATTACTCTACTTGCACGAAGGACTAGAGCCAAAGGTGGTTCACAGAGATATTAAATCGAGCAACATACTTCTTGATAAACAGTGGACTCCCAAGGTTTCAGATTTCGGACTTGCCAAGCTATTGGGCTCAGGGAGGACCTATGTGACAACGAGAGTAATGGGAACATTTGGGTTCGTGAATACTGTCTATTGCAACTTATTGTTTCTTGATAGCACTGGTATGCTAAATGACATTAGCTTGTTTCTTCTCTCTAGTTATGTGGCTCCTGAATATGCTAGCACTGGTATGCTAAATGAGTCGAGTGATGTCTATAGTTTTGGTATTTTTATCATGGAGGTAATATCGGGTCGAACACCGGTTGACTACAGCAGACCTCCAGGAGAG GTTAATCTGGTAGATTGGCTTAAGACAATGGTGAGTAATCGAAACTCTGAAGGTGTCTTAGATCCAAAGATCCCTGAGAAACCCTCATCAAGAGCATTAAAAAGAACACTTTTAGTTGCACTGCGATGCGTTGATCCTGATTCACGCAAGAGGCCAAAGATGGGACATGTTATACACATGCTCGAAGTTGATGACTTCCCTTATCGAGAT GAACGACGCGGAGGAAAAGACCCAAGACAGTCATGCCATGACAGCTCGGAAGATAGTAGAAAACAAATAACAGAGCAGCATGTGACAACTGAAACTAGTGATACTATTGTTGGAGCATGTGGATTAGCAAAAAGTTGA
- the LOC122041690 gene encoding probable serine/threonine-protein kinase At1g01540 isoform X2 — translation MSGYDLSKKTVIFGLHLWAVVGICIGVAFVLLLFLISLWISYKRSSSSSRKHIVPKVSKEVREVRAGSALALLLSSEAEPSPPPTKQREEESPIALQWIHVETGKEHRITYPDRGGSGSSHGSGESRSVDQAPASVPEVSHLGWGHWYTLRELELATDSFSDENVIGEGGYGIVYHGALEDGTQIAVKNLLNNRGQAEMEFKVEVEAIGRVRHKNLVRLLGYCAEGEHRMLVYEYIDNGNLEQWLHGDVGRSSPLTWDIRMNTIIGTAKGLLYLHEGLEPKVVHRDIKSSNILLDKQWTPKVSDFGLAKLLGSGRTYVTTRVMGTFGYVAPEYASTGMLNESSDVYSFGIFIMEVISGRTPVDYSRPPGEVNLVDWLKTMVSNRNSEGVLDPKIPEKPSSRALKRTLLVALRCVDPDSRKRPKMGHVIHMLEVDDFPYRDERRGGKDPRQSCHDSSEDSRKQITEQHVTTETSDTIVGACGLAKS, via the exons ATGTCGGGCTACGATCTGTCGAAGAAAACAGTCATCTTTGGGCTCCATCTGTGGGCGGTGGTGGGCATCTGCATCGGCGTCGCCTtcgtcctcctcctcttcctaatCTCCCTCTGGATCTCCTACAAGCGCAGCAGTAGCTCATCCCGGAAGCATATCGTCCCTAAGGTCTCCAAGGAGGTCCGAGAAGTGCGGGCCGGGTCGGCGCTTGCCCTTTTGCTTTCCTCCGAGGCCGAGCCCTCTCCGCCTCCCACCAAGCAGCGGGAGGAGGAGTCCCCAATTGCTCTCCAGTGGATTCACGTGGAGACCGGTAAGGAGCACCGCATCACCTACCCAGACCGCGGCGGTAGCGGGTCGTCGCATGGGAGTGGGGAGAGTCGGTCTGTGGACCAGGCGCCGGCCTCCGTGCCGGAGGTGTCGCACTTGGGTTGGGGACATTGGTACACCTTGAGGGAGCTCGAGCTTGCCACCGACAGCTTCTCCGACGAGAACGTCATCGGCGAAGGTGGATACGGTATCGTCTATCACGGGGCCTTGGAAGATGGCACTCAAATTGCAGTCAAGAACTTATTGAACAACAG AGGCCAAGCGGAGATGGAATTTAAGGTTGAAGTTGAAGCAATAGGACGAGTTCGTCACAAGAATTTAGTGAGATTGCTAGGGTATTGTGCAGAAGGAGAACATAG AATGCTTGTCTATGAGTATATAGATAACGGGAATCTAGAACAGTGGCTTCATGGTGATGTTGGCCGTTCCAGTCCACTTACTTGGGATATTCGAATGAATACTATAATCGGTACAGCAAAAGG ATTACTCTACTTGCACGAAGGACTAGAGCCAAAGGTGGTTCACAGAGATATTAAATCGAGCAACATACTTCTTGATAAACAGTGGACTCCCAAGGTTTCAGATTTCGGACTTGCCAAGCTATTGGGCTCAGGGAGGACCTATGTGACAACGAGAGTAATGGGAACATTTGG TTATGTGGCTCCTGAATATGCTAGCACTGGTATGCTAAATGAGTCGAGTGATGTCTATAGTTTTGGTATTTTTATCATGGAGGTAATATCGGGTCGAACACCGGTTGACTACAGCAGACCTCCAGGAGAG GTTAATCTGGTAGATTGGCTTAAGACAATGGTGAGTAATCGAAACTCTGAAGGTGTCTTAGATCCAAAGATCCCTGAGAAACCCTCATCAAGAGCATTAAAAAGAACACTTTTAGTTGCACTGCGATGCGTTGATCCTGATTCACGCAAGAGGCCAAAGATGGGACATGTTATACACATGCTCGAAGTTGATGACTTCCCTTATCGAGAT GAACGACGCGGAGGAAAAGACCCAAGACAGTCATGCCATGACAGCTCGGAAGATAGTAGAAAACAAATAACAGAGCAGCATGTGACAACTGAAACTAGTGATACTATTGTTGGAGCATGTGGATTAGCAAAAAGTTGA
- the LOC122039831 gene encoding uncharacterized protein LOC122039831: MLAFPSMNLSSFPWEPRMVLVPNFTRLSSCTRAISLVSYAKRRASAPQPPPPKHLAIKEERVEDDEGEFLQEEGSEVQFADDFGDDFELEDDEDFEDEFEEEELEKEASLFVGDGAAGGGISLAGNWWDNEALTIAQEVSVTFDGDLKIYAFKTTTNSDIRVRIEKLSTRYGSPSMEDIEAFSTVYRSRLDEAELAGKLPDISLEVSSPGLERVVHVPEELERFKDRPMYVKYVVDSDNDVATSSSQEKDGVFSLISLDVESGQCTWGIADVKVNRQKAGKGRPLSKKQREWRLQTSFESLRLVRLHPDC; encoded by the exons ATGTTGGCCTTTCCGTCGATGAATCTCTCTTCCTTCCCCTGGGAACCTCGTATGGTTTTGGTCCCCAATTTCACCCGTCTTTCTTCCTGCACGCGAGCAATCTCTCTAGTGAGCTACGCGAAGAGGAGGGCCTCTGCTCCCCAGCCGCCTCCACCCAAGCATCTCGCTATCAAGGAAGAACGAGTGGAAGACGATGAGGGAGAATTTCTACAAGAAGAGGGATCGGAAGTCCAATTTGCTGATGATTTTGGAGACG ATTTTGAATTGGAAGATGATGAGGATTTTGAAGATGAATTTGAGGAAGAAGAGCTTGAGAAAGAAGCAAGTCTCTTT GTTGGAGATGGTGCTGCAGGGGGAGGAATTTCCCTTGCCGGCAATTGGTGGGATAACGAAGCATTGACCATTGCACAAGAAGTTTCGGTAACATTTGATGGCGACCTGAAAATTTATGCTTTCAAAACTACGACAAATTCGGACATACGTGTGCGAATTGAAAAGCTTTCTACCAG GTATGGTTCTCCCAGTATGGAGGATATTGAGGCCTTTTCTACCGTCTATCGCTCCCGCTTAGATGAAGCTGAGCTTGCTGGAAAACTACCAGACATCTCTTTGGAG GTTTCATCCCCCGGTCTTGAGAGGGTTGTGCATGTCCCGGAGGAGCTCGAACGGTTCAAAGACCGACCTATGTATGTGAAATATGTCGTTGACAGCGACAACGATGTTGCCACGTCCTCCTCTCAGGAAAAAGATGGTGTGTTCAGTCTCATTTCTTTGGATGTGGAATCAGGCCAATGCACATGGGGCATAGCAGACGTGAAGGTGAATAGGCAAAAGGCAGGGAAAGGAAGACCTCTAagcaagaaacaaagagaatggCGGTTGCAAACTTCATTTGAATCCCTGCGGCTGGTCCGGTTGCATCCAGATTGCTGA